The nucleotide window TCGCTACAGAAGACGCTTTTTGACCAATCGCTACATAAATACACTTAATGCCAGAACCTTTCTGGTTAATGATGGCATCAACGGCGATAGCGGTTTTACCAATTTGACGGTCGCCGATGATCAGCTCGCGCTGGCCACGGCCGATTGGCACCATCGCATCGATTGCTTTCAAACCGATTTGTACTGGCTGGTCTACCGATTTACGCCAAATTACGCCCGGTGCAATTTTCTCAACTGCGTCGGTCATTTTGGTGTTCAGCGGACCTTTACCGTCGATTGGGTTACCAAGAGCGTCAACAACGCGACCCAGCAATTCCGGACCAACAGGCACTTCAAGGATACGACCAGTACACTTACATTTTTGGCCTTCGGCCACACCGCGGTAATCACCCAGGATTACAGCACCAACGGAGTCGCGCTCCAGGTTCAGTGCCATACCGTAGATACCGCCTTCAAATTCAATCATCTCACCGTACATAACATCGGCGAGACCGTGAATACGAATAATACCGTCAGTTACGGAAACGACAGTACCTTCGTTTTGTGCTTCTGTTGAAAACTCAAGGCCAGCGATGCGCTGCTTGATGATTTCACTGATTTCAGAAGGATTCAGTTGCTGCATGCTCTGTTCCTCAACCCTAAAATTAGGATTTCATTGCTTCGGCGAGCTTCGCCAAGCGACCACGGACTGAACCGTCGATAACCATATCGCCAGTGGAGATAACAATCCCACCTAACAGGTTCTTATCTACCGAACCTTGCACACTGACTTTACGATCCAGTTTGGCGCTCAGGGCCTGAGCCAATTTGTTAATCAAGTCAACTGGCAACTCGTAAGCTGCTGTTACCTCGACATCAATAGTTTTTTCTTGCTGTGCTTTCAGTCTGGCAAACAGCTCTTTCACATAGGGAAGAAGTGCCAAACGTTTATTGCTTGCAAGGGTGTGGATGAAGTTTTTTTGACTTTCATCCAGTTGGTCACCACAAACCTGTACAAACACGGAAGCTTTCTGCTGTGCCGACAAACCAGATGCGCTCAACGCTTTTTTCACCTGATCTTGTTCGGCAACGGCGGCTGAAACTTCCAGAGCTTCAAACCATGACTGCAATTTGTTGGCAGCCAGGGCGAACTCGAATGCTGCTTTGGCGTAAGGTCTAGCCAGGGTAGTGAGTTCAGCCATATCTACCTCTCTTACAGCTGCGCAGCGAGTTTGTTTACCAACTCGTTGTGAGCATTTTGATCGATAGAAGATTCCAGAATCTTTTCTGCACCCGCTAATGCCAGGGTCACTACTTTCGCACGTAATTCTTCACGCGCACGCGCAGTTGCCTGGTCAATTTCAGCCTGGGCAGCGGCTTTAACACGATCTGCCTCAACACGTGCTTTCTCTTTTGCTTCTTCAACAATTTCGATAGCGCGCTTGTTTGCTTGATCAATAATTGCAGCAGCTTCTTTCTTTGCAGAAGTGAGTTGCTCAACCACTTTTTGTTTAGCCAGTTCGAGATCTTTTTCAGCTTTATCGGCAGCCTGAAGACCATCAGCGATACGCTTGCTACGCTCTGCCATTGCCGCAACAATGGGTGGCCAAACAAAGCGATGTGTCAGATAAATAAAGATGACAAACGCCACCATCTGACCGATAAGAGTTGCATTAAGATTCACGTTTAGATGCCTTTGTTAAAGGAATTTAAATCGCAAACACGACAGCTAAAATTAGGCGCCAGTTGCGAACAGGATGTACATACCGATACCAACACCGATCATTGGTACCGCGTCAACCAGACCCATAACAACGAAGAATTGAGTACGCAGCATTGGAATCAATTCTGGCTGACGAGCACCGCCTTCCAGGAACTTACCACCAAGAATACCTACACCAATGGCAGCACCAACAGCACCCAGACCAATTACCAGTGCACCTGCCAAATAAATCAAAGCTTGAGCTTCAGTCACAGTGTTTTCTCCTACTAAGTTGATAAATAAAAATTAAAAGAACAAACAAAAAAACAAATTACAAAACGGGTTACAAAAAACGCTTAGTGTTGCTCATCGGTTTGATAAGCCATGCTCATGTACACAATGGTCAATGACATGAAAATAAGGGCTTGCAAGAAAATAATCAGGATATGGAACAACGCCCAGATAACCTGAATAACACCCGCAACACCGGCAAAAATGATTCCTGCACCGTAAAGGATCGCCACCAGGATAAAAATAATTTCGCCTGCATAAAGGTTACCGAATAGACGCAAACCCAGAGAAACTGGCTTTGCAATCAAACCTGGCAATTCCAACACAAGGTTCACAGGGATAAAGAGCGTTTGGATAATCGGATTACTGCTGCTGAACGGGTGCAAAGTCAGCTCTTTAAGGAAGCCCAACAAACCTTTTTGAGTAATGCTGAACCAAAGAATCAGGATAAATACACAAAAGGCCATGCCTAAAGTGATATTAGGATCGGTTGTGGGAACCACTTTGAAATAGACATGGTGTGGATCCATACCCAGTACATTAGCGCCAAACAATTGCGCCAACCCGGGAAGCAGGTCGATGGCAACCAAATCCATCGCGTTCATGAAAAATACCCA belongs to Cellvibrio sp. pealriver and includes:
- a CDS encoding F0F1 ATP synthase subunit delta, with protein sequence MAELTTLARPYAKAAFEFALAANKLQSWFEALEVSAAVAEQDQVKKALSASGLSAQQKASVFVQVCGDQLDESQKNFIHTLASNKRLALLPYVKELFARLKAQQEKTIDVEVTAAYELPVDLINKLAQALSAKLDRKVSVQGSVDKNLLGGIVISTGDMVIDGSVRGRLAKLAEAMKS
- a CDS encoding F0F1 ATP synthase subunit B, yielding MNLNATLIGQMVAFVIFIYLTHRFVWPPIVAAMAERSKRIADGLQAADKAEKDLELAKQKVVEQLTSAKKEAAAIIDQANKRAIEIVEEAKEKARVEADRVKAAAQAEIDQATARAREELRAKVVTLALAGAEKILESSIDQNAHNELVNKLAAQL
- the atpE gene encoding F0F1 ATP synthase subunit C, whose amino-acid sequence is MTEAQALIYLAGALVIGLGAVGAAIGVGILGGKFLEGGARQPELIPMLRTQFFVVMGLVDAVPMIGVGIGMYILFATGA
- the atpB gene encoding F0F1 ATP synthase subunit A is translated as MSSAENEALTSSEYIKHHLTNLTYGQLPDGTWGFAHNSDEAAQMGFWAFHVDTLGWSVFLATVFFLIFRSVAKKVTSDVPTGMQNAVEAAVEFVEGNVKSMFPYKNSMIAPMALTVFVWVFFMNAMDLVAIDLLPGLAQLFGANVLGMDPHHVYFKVVPTTDPNITLGMAFCVFILILWFSITQKGLLGFLKELTLHPFSSSNPIIQTLFIPVNLVLELPGLIAKPVSLGLRLFGNLYAGEIIFILVAILYGAGIIFAGVAGVIQVIWALFHILIIFLQALIFMSLTIVYMSMAYQTDEQH